The genomic segment AACGGGACCAAGCAAAGCGTTAAGGGAAGAGAGGAGTTGTGTGTTGGGATGAAGGGAGAGGTGAGGAGAGCTAACTTTTCATAGTTTATATTTAAAAGCTAATAGGTgataattaaaacttaaaaaccaGTAAATGTTAACATAAAGTAGGTTATTTAGATCCGTGAAGATAAATCAAAGGGAGAAGACAGCTAAAATGGTTGAAAATGACCTTGGAGGAGTTGTAAGGTAGACGAGGTAAGGTTCTGTTTTTCAGTATAGGTCTTGAAGGATTAGCTTTAAAAACCTACTCACTACATTCCTTTGGTAAAGTGGGGGCGCACTATTTTAAATCTAACCGCGGAGAGACATCTTTATCAGACTGAACGGGGTGTCACCTGTGGCTTAAGGAGGCGACACGAACGCGGCTCCCGGTCGAACGCTTCCGAGGCCCCCGTAGGAGCGCACGTGCGCGCTGTCCGCTCTAGATCCAGACGTCGTGGCTGCTCAGGCGGCCGTTCCCGATCCTGGTACTTCGTGCTCCCTAAGTCCTGATTCAGACAGCAACCCACGTGTCCTAAACTTTCTTACATGCGATACCCCAAAACTAAAGCTCTTGGCATGTATTCTGGACAGCTTGCTATTGCTTtggctgttttatttctttaagaaaacagGCTTTCGGCTCTTTCTTTCCAACTTGCCGGGCACGATGGCTCCCGCAAAGAAGGGTGGCGAGGAGAAGGGCCGCTCCGCCCTCAGCGCGGTGGTGCCCAGGGAGCTCACCATCAGCATCCACAAGCGCACCCACGGCGTGGGGTTCAAGAGGCCTGCCCCTCGGGCACTCAAGGAGGCCCGGAAATTCGCCATGAAGGGGATGGGGACTCCGGACGTG from the Eptesicus fuscus isolate TK198812 chromosome 10, DD_ASM_mEF_20220401, whole genome shotgun sequence genome contains:
- the LOC129150501 gene encoding 60S ribosomal protein L31-like, which encodes MAPAKKGGEEKGRSALSAVVPRELTISIHKRTHGVGFKRPAPRALKEARKFAMKGMGTPDVRMDTRLNKAVWARGIRTVPSRIRVRLSRKRSEDEDSPNRLSALVTYVPVTTFKNLQTMP